One segment of Phragmites australis chromosome 13, lpPhrAust1.1, whole genome shotgun sequence DNA contains the following:
- the LOC133888505 gene encoding UDP-xylose transporter 1-like translates to MSSGFQLGVIGSLALSVASSVAIVICNKALISTLGFPFATTLTSWHLMVTFCTLHVAQRLHFFEPKAIDGQTVILFGLLNGTSIGLLNLSLGFNSIGFYQMTKLAIIPFTVLLETIFLKKRFSESIRLSLLVLLLGVGIASVTDLKLNLLGSVLSGLAIATTCVGQILTNTIQKRLKVSSTQLLYQSAPYQAAILFATGPFVDQLLTNRSVFAHKYSAPVLGFIILSCLIAVSVNFSTFLVIGTTSPVTYQVLGHLKTCLVLSFGYTLLHDPFTLRNILGILIAIFGMALYSYFSVRESKKKSTNDALPVSQMPDKEAEPLLATKDSNDTKKANGLSHDC, encoded by the exons ATGTCATCTGGTTTCCAGCTCGGTGTGATCGGGTCACTTGCACTCTCTGTTGCATCTTCGGTTGCCATTGTCATCTGCAACAAAGCTCTCATCAGCACGcttggttttccatttg CTACAACATTAACAAGCTGGCATCTCATGGTGACCTTCTGCACCCTCCATGTGGCTCAGCGCTTACATTTCTTTGAGCCCAAGGCAATTGATGGACAGACAGTGATACTCTTTGGGTTGCTGAACGGCACCTCGATTGGCCTTCTCAACCTCAGTTTAGGATTCAACTCCATTGGATTCTACCAG ATGACAAAATTGGCGATCATACCTTTCACTGTGCTATTGGAGACAATTTTCCTGAAGAAAAGATTCAG TGAGAGTATCAGGCTTTCTCTTCTGGTCTTACTTCTTGGAGTAGGCATTGCTTCAGTTACTGATCTTAAGCTAAATCTGCTCGGGTCCGTCCTTTCTGGCCTCGCCATTGCCACCACTTGTGTTGGCCAAATT CTAACAAATACAATACAGAAGAGGTTGAAGGTCTCCTCAACACAGCTTCTGTACCAATCTGCACCTTACCAAGCGGCAATTCTGTTTGCAACTGGCCCTTTTGTGGATCAACTACTTACTAACCGTAGTGTCTTCGCACACAAATATTCTGCTCCAGTCTTG GGTTTCATCATCCTATCTTGTTTAATTGCGGTTTCTGTGAACTTCAGTACATTTCTTGTAATTGGAACAACATCCCCAGTGACATACCAGGTGCTTGGCCACCTTAAGACATGTCTGGTTCTATCATTTGGCTACACCCTATTACACGATCCTTTCACTCTAAGGAACATACTGGGCATTCTAATAGCCATATTTGGGATGGCTTTGTACTCCTACTTCTCagtgagagagagcaagaaGAAGTCAACAAATGATGCTCTGCCAGTTTCACAG ATGCCAGATAAGGAGGCTGAACCACTTTTGGCAACGAAAGACAGCAACGATACCAAAAAAGCAAATGGTTTATCTCACGACTGCTAA
- the LOC133888504 gene encoding pentatricopeptide repeat-containing protein At3g53360, mitochondrial-like: MRKSPLVASNSERGTTGPPQMQNANGTILQLYHSGRLSAALRAFESLTSSSPASAPLSAAAYAALVAACSRLRSLPHGRLVHRHLLASNEALLAGNTVLSNHLITMYGRCAAPDSARMVFDGMPGRNPVSWAAVIAAHAQNSRCADAMGLFSSMLRSGTAADQFALGSAVRACAELGDVGLGRQVHAQVIKSENGSDLIVQNALVTMYSKSGLVGDGFKLFERIRDKDLISWGSIIAGLAQQGCEMEALQIFKEMIAEGMHHPNEFHFGSVFRACGIVDGLEHGEQIHCLSVKYRLDRNSYAGCSLSEMYARCNKLDCARKVFYRIEAPDLVSWNSLINAYSAEGLLSEAMVLFSEMRDSGLRPDGITIRCLLCACVGCDALHHGRAIHSYLVKMGLDGDVSVCNALLSMYARCMDFPSAMDVFRETNDCDVVTWNSILTACVQHQHLEEVFKLFSLLHRSVSSLDRISLNNILSASADLGYIEMVKQVHAYAFKVGLVGDTMLNNGLIDTYAKCGSLDDAKKLFEMMGTGCDVFSWSSLIVGNAQFGYAKEALDLFARMRDLGIKPNHVTFVGVLTACTRVGFVNEGCYYYSIMELEYGIVPTREHCSCVIDLLARAGRLSEAAKFVDQMPFEPDIVMWKTLLAASRTHNDVEMGKRAAEGILNIDPSHSAAYVLLCNIYAASGNWNEFAKLKKAMRSSGVQKSPGKSWIKLKGELKVFIVEDRSHQESEEMYTMLELVGTEMMKAGYIPQLPCKYASFDHTDNELSSEENVS, from the coding sequence ATGCGAAAGAGTCCCCTAGTCGCCTCCAACTCCGAGCGGGGAACCACCGGTCCGCCGCAGATGCAGAACGCCAACGGCACCATCCTCCAGCTCTACCACTCCGGCAGACTCTCCGCCGCGCTCCGCGCCTTCGAGtccctcacctcctcctcccccgcctcCGCTCCTCTCTCCGCTGCCGCCTACGCCGCGCTCGTCGCCGCCTGCTCCCGCCTCCGCTCTCTCCCCCACGGACGCCTCGTCCACCGACACCTCCTCGCCTCCAATGAAGCACTCCTCGCCGGTAACACCGTCCTCAGCAACCACCTCATCACCATGTACGGCCGGTGCGCCGCCCCCGACTCCGCCCGCATGGTGTTTGACGGAATGCCCGGCAGGAACCCCGTCTCCTGGGCCGCCGTCATCGCGGCGCACGCGCAGAACAGCCGTTGCGCTGACGCGATGGGTCTGTTCTCTTCCATGCTGCGGTCTGGGACCGCAGCCGACCAGTTTGCGCTTGGCAGCGCTGTCCGCGCCTGCGCTGAGCTTGGGGACGTGGGCCTTGGGAGGCAGGTGCATGCGCAGGTTATAAAGTCGGAGAATGGCAGTGACTTGATTGTGCAGAACGCACTCGTCACGATGTACTCCAAGAGCGGCTTGGTTGGGGATGGGTTCAAGCTCTTTGAGAGGATTAGGGACAAAGACTTGATATCTTGGGGATCGATTATTGCTGGGCTTGCACAGCAAGGGTGTGAAATGGAGGCACTACAGATTTTCAAGGAGATGATTGCTGAGGGCATGCATCACCCCAATGAGTTCCATTTTGGAAGTGTCTTTAGGGCATGCGGAATTGTTGATGGTTTGGAACATGGGGAGCAGATTCACTGTTTGTCTGTCAAGTATAGATTGGACCGTAATTCATACGCAGGGTGCTCATTAAGTGAAATGTATGCCCGCTGCAATAAGCTTGATTGTGCGAGGAAGGTGTTTTACAGGATTGAGGCACCTGATTTGGTTTCTTGGAATTCCTTAATAAATGCTTACTCTGCTGAGGGACTCCTTAGTGAGGCTATGGTCCTGTTCTCTGAGATGAGAGATTCTGGTCTGAGGCCTGATGGTATTACTATTAGGTGTTTGTTATGTGCGTGTGTCGGTTGTGATGCTTTGCATCATGGTAGAGCGATCCACTCCTACTTGGTCAAAATGGGTTTAGATGGGGACGTTTCAGTATGCAATGCTTTACTCAGCATGTATGCAAGGTGTATGGATTTCCCCTCTGCGATGGATGTCTTTCGTGAGACGAATGATTGTGACGTTGTCACCTGGAACAGCATTCTTACTGCTTGTGTACAGCACCAGCATCTGGAAGAAGTATTTAAGTTATTCAGCCTCTTGCACAGATCGGTGTCAAGTCTGGATAGGATCAGTTTAAACAATATTCTGAGTGCTTCTGCTGATTTGGGTTACATTGAAATGGTGAAACAGGTTCATGCGTATGCCTTCAAGGTAGGACTGGTGGGTGATACGATGCTGAACAATGGTCTGATTGATACTTATGCTAAATGTGGAAGTTTAGATGATGCCAAGAAGCTCTTTGAAATGATGGGCACTGGCTGTGATGTGTTCTCTTGGAGCAGCTTGATTGTTGGTAATGCTCAGTTTGGTTATGCAAAGGAAGCGCTTGATTTATTTGCCAGGATGAGAGACCTAGGAATCAAGCCGAATCATGTAACCTTTGTTGGGGTTCTCACAGCATGCACCCGTGTTGGATTTGTCAATGAAGGTTGCTATTACTACAGTATTATggagcttgaatatggcatTGTTCCAACAAGAGAGCATTGTTCATGTGTCATTGATTTGCTGGCACGTGCTGGGAGGCTAAGTGAGGCAGCCAAGTTTGTTGATCAAATGCCGTTTGAGCCTGATATTGTAATGTGGAAGACACTACTGGCTGCTAGCAGAACACATAATGATGTCGAGATGGGGAAGAGGGCAGCAGAAGGTATATTAAATATTGATCCTTCTCATTCAGCAGCCTATGTCCTGTTGTGCAACATATATGCTGCTTCTGGCAATTGGAATGAGTTTGCAAAATTGAAGAAGGCTATGAGAAGCAGTGGTGTTCAGAAATCACCTGGAAAAAGTTGGATTAAACTCAAGGGAGAGCTAAAAGTTTTTATCGTTGAGGACAGATCACATCAAGAGTCTGAGGAAATGTACACAATGCTGGAGTTAGTTGGAACGGAAATGATGAAAGCTGGTTATATTCCACAACTGCCATGTAAATATGCTAGTTTTGATCATACGGATAATGAATTGTCAAGCGAAGAAAATGTTAGCTGA
- the LOC133888541 gene encoding auxin response factor 10-like: MSAAACASPRVGMLTFSELAGPAGAGAGEPAVDAQLWLACAGSMCTVPLVGAAVYYFPQGHAEQAKAAVDLSSARVPALVPCRVVAVRFMADPQSDEVFAKMRLVPLRHGEAIVDVGEAANEAMRGGAGDEQTKPASFAKTLTQSDANNGGGFSVPRFCAETIFPELDYRAEPPVQYVYAKDVHGVEWKFRHIYRGTPRRHLLTTGWSNFVNQKKLLAGDSIVFLRGEGGQVHVGIRRAKRGFCIDGGEESPSWDHYRGLVRGHASSSGGDAYTNGKVPAEDVVAAARLAAAGQPFEVVHYPRASSPEFCVRAAAVTAAMHVQWCPGMRFKMAFETEDSSRISWFMGTIAGVQAAEPVRWPQSPWRLLEVTWDEPELLQNVKRVCPWLVELVSSMPNLHLPSFSPPRKKPRIPPCTELPFEGRQLFDPAFPPNYPLPLAPHPHPHHDQNHRGSVPFFPFPDSSAAAGIQGARHAQFAPSFSDLHISNLHHSSLFSSIRFPADHHAPRPPRISTDLTIDSPPAHQDAPCSLSSGAKKPDEVKPQGLVLFGRAILTEEQIKGTNSSVVPASAGAAGNGSSKSDCDAEKAPNTSEGSGSGVIQGSPTKNNSSPWILQWFGDNGSRTSEFGLEPGQCKVFIESDAVGRNLDLSALGSFENLYTRLSDMFCIESTELKSHVLYRTAAGEVKHVGDEPFSAFVKSARRITILTDAGSDNIRS, from the exons ATGTCTGCTGCAGCCTGCGCGTCACCGCGGGTCGGCATGCTCACGTTCTCTGAGCTGGCGGGgccggccggcgccggcgccggcgagccggCCGTGGACGCGCAGCTGTGGCTGGCGTGCGCGGGGTCCATGTGCACCGTGCCGCTCGTGGGCGCCGCGGTCTACTACTTCCCGCAGGGCCACGCCGAGCAGGCTAAGGCGGCCGTGGACCTGTCATCGGCGCGCGTCCCGGCGCTCGTGCCATGCCGCGTCGTCGCCGTGCGGTTCATGGCCGACCCACAGAGCGACGAGGTCTTCGCCAAGATGCGCCTCGTCCCGCTCCGCCACGGGGAGGCGATCGTGGACGTGGGCGAGGCTGCGAACGAGGCGATGAGGGGCGGCGCTGGGGACGAGCAGACAAAGCCGGCGTCGTTCGCCAAGACGCTGACGCAATCTGACGCGAACAACGGCGGGGGTTTTTCGGTGCCGCGGTTCTGCGCCGAGACCATCTTCCCGGAGCTGGACTACAGGGCCGAGCCGCCCGTGCAGTACGTCTACGCCAAGGACGTGCACGGCGTGGAGTGGAAGTTCCGGCACATCTACAGGGGCACGCCGCGCCGGCACCTGCTCACCACTGGGTGGAGCAACTTCGTCAACCAGAAGAAGCTCCTGGCCGGCGACTCCATCGTCTTCCTTCGCGGCGAGGGCGGCCAGGTCCACGTCGGCATCCGGCGCGCCAAGCGCGGGTTCTGCATCGACGGGGGCGAGGAGAGCCCCTCCTGGGACCACTACCGGGGCCTGGTGCGCGGCCATGCGAGCTCCTCCGGTGGAGACGCCTATACGAACGGGAAGGTCCCAGCGGAGGACGTGGTCGCCGCAGCGAGGCTGGCCGCCGCCGGACAGCCATTCGAGGTGGTCCACTACCCGCGGGCGAGCTCTCCCGAGTTCTGCGTCCGTGCGGCCGCGGTCACGGCGGCCATGCATGTGCAGTGGTGCCCGGGCATGCGGTTCAAGATGGCGTTCGAGACCGAGGATTCGTCGCGGATCAGCTGGTTCATGGGCACCATTGCCGGCGTCCAGGCCGCCGAACCTGTCCGGTGGCCGCAGTCTCCCTGGCGACTCCTTGAG GTGACCTGGGACGAGCCAGAGCTGCTGCAGAACGTGAAGCGCGTGTGCCCGTGGTTGGTGGAGCTGGTGTCGAGCATGCCCAACCTCCACCTGCCGTCCTTCTCGCCGCCGCGCAAGAAGCCGCGCATCCCACCGTGCACGGAGTTACCCTTCGAGGGCCGCCAGCTCTTCGACCCGGCCTTCCCGCCCAACTACCCACTGCCACTGgcgccccacccccacccacaTCACGACCAAAACCACCGCGGTTCAGTCCCATTCTTCCCCTTCCCGGACAGCAGCGCTGCTGCAGGCATACAGGGAGCCAGGCATGCGCAATTCGCTCCATCCTTTTCGGATCTCCACATCAGCAACCTGCACCATAGCTCGCTGTTCTCCAGCATCCGCTTCCCTGCAGATCACCACGCCCCTCGCCCACCAAGGATCAGCACCGACCTGACAATCGATAGCCCGCCAGCCCACCAAGACGCGCCGTGCTCTCTGTCATCTGGCGCCAAAAAGCCCGACGAAGTCAAGCCACAGGGGCTAGTGCTCTTCGGACGCGCGATACTGACCGAGGAGCAGATCAAAGGTACTAACAGTTCCGTTGTCCCAGCCTCGGCGGGAGCCGCCGGGAATGGCTCGTCCAAGTCCGACTGCGACGCCGAGAAGGCACCCAACACATCTGAAGGCTCCGGCTCTGGTGTCATTCAGGGCAGTCCTACCAAAAACAACTCGTCCCCTTGGATATTGCAGTGGTTTGGAGATAATGGCAGCCGGACATCTGAGTTCGGCCTGGAGCCCGGCCAGTGCAAGGTGTTCATCGAGTCCGATGCCGTCGGCCGAAACCTTGATCTCTCGGCGCTGGGCTCGTTCGAGAATCTGTACACCCGCCTGTCCGACATGTTTTGCATTGAGAGCACGGAGCTGAAGAGCCATGTGCTCTACCGCACCGCCGCGGGCGAGGTTAAGCACGTAGGCGATGAGCCTTTCAG TGCGTTCGTGAAATCAGCGCGGAGGATCACAATACTGACAGATGCCGGCAGTGACAACATACGGAGCTAG